GGGCTTCTTAATAGAACATTTGTTCTAATAGGAGGTGTAGCATGGAGCGCAAGTTGCTGGAGTTTCAAGCCAATCAAATCGAACTGGTCCTCGCCAGCCATCGCATCCCCTCGCGCGTCGTGGGCGGCACCGTCACCCCACACACGATCCGCTTCCAACTGGCC
The nucleotide sequence above comes from Chloroflexota bacterium. Encoded proteins:
- a CDS encoding DNA translocase FtsK produces the protein MERKLLEFQANQIELVLASHRIPSRVVGGTVTPHTIRFQLA